Below is a window of Rhodamnia argentea isolate NSW1041297 chromosome 11, ASM2092103v1, whole genome shotgun sequence DNA.
CCAGGGTTTCAAAGACCGAAGCTGCCGACAAGCAGGCCAACGAGCCGCCTCCAGAGGCGAAGAAAGCGGTAATGGTGGTGATGGAAGCTGGAAGAGATTACAGCGAGAGACTGAAGGAGATCGTCAGTGACGACGGCGTCAATGACAAGGGCGATGAGCATGGCATTCATAAGGGTCGTTCCCTCAGTCTCTTGTTTGGAGAGATAAAAGAGGCGAAGAAAGAGGTGACGGTGGAGGCTGGAGATTACAGCGAGAGAGTGAAGGAGATCGTCAGTGATGACGACGACAACGAGGAGGTCGATAGGCATGGCACTCATAAACGTCGTTCCCTCAGTGCCTTATTCGAAGAGGTAAAAGAGGCGAAGAAAGAGGTACTGGTTATGGTAGAAGCCGGAGAATACGGCGAGAGAGTGAAGGAGATCATTGCCGACGATGATGTCACTGACAAGATCAATGAGCATGGCACTCATAAACGTCGTTCCCTCAGTCTCTTGTTCGAAGAGGTGACAGAAGCGAAGAAAGAGGTGACGGTAGAAGCCGGAGATTACAGCAATAGAGTGAAGGAGATCGTCGGCGATGACGACGCCGACGCCAACGACAAGTTCGATAGGAATGGCACTCATGCACGTCCTTCCCTTAGCGTCATATTCGAAGAGGTAAAAGAGGCGAAGGAAGAGGTGATGGCTATGGTGGAAGCCGGAGAATACGGCGAGAGAGTGAAGGAGATCATTGGCGACGACGACGTCGCCGACAAGATCGACGAGCACGGAACTCACAAACGCCGTTCCCTTAGCCTCTTGTTCGAAGAGGTAAAAGCTAAAACCTTTCTTAAAAATAgtggagaaaaaaattgaattcatttttttttcaatttgcctaGACACATCGCTCGATAACTTAATTGCGTATTAATTTAATTGCTTGATAAGCATCCTGGGGATCCTTAGCTTAAATTTCTCTTCGTACGTGTAGTTATGAAACGTATGCcgattttgaaattgaatgtGGGGTTAAGTTTTTTCACATCTTTGAATTGATCTAATAGTTTAATTCCCCTTGACTGATCTGCAATTAGTTACATGTATTATTCCGGCTGGAAGAAGagtcaaaagtt
It encodes the following:
- the LOC115750494 gene encoding uncharacterized protein LOC115750494, producing the protein MGGCATKARVSKTEAADKQANEPPPEAKKAVMVVMEAGRDYSERLKEIVSDDGVNDKGDEHGIHKGRSLSLLFGEIKEAKKEVTVEAGDYSERVKEIVSDDDDNEEVDRHGTHKRRSLSALFEEVKEAKKEVLVMVEAGEYGERVKEIIADDDVTDKINEHGTHKRRSLSLLFEEVTEAKKEVTVEAGDYSNRVKEIVGDDDADANDKFDRNGTHARPSLSVIFEEVKEAKEEVMAMVEAGEYGERVKEIIGDDDVADKIDEHGTHKRRSLSLLFEEECKDSAVEDKASAELEKQGKQSCKGDIPNNNLASEPKRIGKSEVTVEEEQLAFTAGDAAREGSDGTQKGDGATPELVRKLKQMEKIQGKKPMRRWK